The following are encoded in a window of Rubellicoccus peritrichatus genomic DNA:
- a CDS encoding alpha-L-fucosidase has product MTLALQEFSADWDSLIAGFQCPDWFRDAKFGVWSHWGPQSLPCQGDWYARYMYVEGHPIYNYHCRTYGHPSKVGFKDICQQWTADKFDAEALVDLYKANGAKYIMGQAAHCDNFDLWNSKHHKWNAVNYGPKQDILGAWSRAAKNAGLPFGFSEHLAWSYSWFNVNKGCDSSGPYAGVPYDGNDPAYQDFYFEPHDDTAGQYPLNPSEAFVNSWKNRMIDAIDQLEPDIMYTDGGLPFGKTGLEVMAYFYNRSLERNDGELLGVYTYKDVLGRRPGSNLNIGEFRPGAGVEDLEKGVLGHIMEEPWQTDTSSGPWYYNMNDRYKTPQEIVHMLVDIVSKNGNLLLNYTQRPDGSLDEVTTWTVKEVGNWLATNGEGIYGTRPWKTYGEGPVRFQEGEMKEDLDSEFTPKDFRFTRKDNHVYAFGFAPGNGEWCIQALGDEKVRNVSLLGSKDSITWHNDPGGLKVTLPKNLAGHSAWTLKVELED; this is encoded by the coding sequence ATGACACTAGCACTCCAAGAATTTTCCGCAGATTGGGATAGCCTGATCGCAGGTTTTCAATGCCCCGACTGGTTCAGAGACGCAAAGTTTGGCGTATGGTCACACTGGGGGCCCCAGTCCCTGCCTTGTCAGGGAGACTGGTATGCCCGCTATATGTATGTCGAGGGGCATCCCATATACAACTATCATTGCCGCACATATGGGCATCCGTCCAAAGTGGGATTCAAAGATATTTGTCAGCAGTGGACAGCGGACAAGTTTGATGCTGAAGCGCTTGTTGATTTATACAAAGCGAATGGGGCAAAATACATTATGGGCCAGGCGGCGCACTGTGATAACTTCGATCTTTGGAATTCAAAGCATCACAAGTGGAATGCCGTGAATTACGGCCCTAAGCAGGACATATTGGGTGCCTGGAGTCGTGCTGCGAAGAACGCAGGATTGCCATTTGGGTTTTCGGAGCATCTTGCCTGGTCTTACAGTTGGTTTAATGTAAATAAGGGATGCGATTCAAGTGGTCCCTACGCCGGAGTACCTTATGATGGCAATGATCCTGCGTATCAGGATTTCTATTTTGAACCGCACGATGATACCGCGGGGCAGTATCCGCTGAATCCATCGGAAGCGTTTGTGAACAGCTGGAAAAACCGGATGATTGATGCGATCGATCAACTGGAGCCTGACATCATGTATACGGATGGTGGTTTGCCTTTTGGAAAAACCGGACTGGAAGTAATGGCTTACTTCTACAATAGATCGCTCGAAAGAAACGATGGCGAATTGCTCGGTGTTTACACCTATAAAGATGTTCTGGGGCGCCGTCCTGGTTCGAATTTAAATATCGGTGAATTCCGCCCAGGTGCAGGTGTTGAGGATTTGGAGAAAGGTGTCCTTGGCCATATCATGGAAGAGCCGTGGCAGACAGATACTTCATCCGGGCCGTGGTATTATAATATGAACGATCGCTACAAGACTCCACAGGAGATTGTTCACATGCTGGTCGATATCGTGAGTAAGAATGGTAACCTTCTACTCAACTACACTCAGCGCCCGGATGGTTCATTGGATGAAGTGACGACATGGACAGTAAAGGAGGTCGGAAACTGGCTCGCAACAAACGGGGAGGGCATTTACGGCACACGCCCATGGAAGACTTATGGCGAAGGTCCGGTTCGCTTCCAGGAGGGTGAGATGAAGGAAGATCTGGATTCTGAATTTACGCCCAAAGACTTTAGGTTTACCAGAAAAGACAATCATGTTTACGCGTTTGGATTTGCTCCAGGAAATGGTGAGTGGTGCATCCAGGCTTTAGGAGATGAAAAAGTCCGCAATGTTTCGTTACTGGGGTCAAAGGATAGCATTACCTGGCATAATGATCCTGGTGGTCTTAAGGTGACTTTACCCAAGAACCTCGCTGGACATTCAGCCTGGACCCTGAAGGTCGAACTTGAGGATTAG
- a CDS encoding 2,5-didehydro-3-deoxy-L-galactonate 5-reductase, translating to MSSKFDLSGKVALVTGCKRGIGKAMAIGLAEAGADIIGVSASLESTGSTVEQEVTALGRSFKGYQCDFSDRQSLRAFIAEVKSDFSAIDILVNNAGTILRAPAAEHSDEYWDKVIEVNLNAQFVLTREIGKDMVTRGSGKVIFTASLLTFQGGITVPGYAASKGGIGQLTMAFANEWAGKGVNVNAIAPGYIDTDNTEALRNDPVRSEQILARIPAGRWGQPEDFKGPLVFLASDAASYVHGTTLLVDGGWMGR from the coding sequence ATTTCATCTAAATTTGATCTGTCGGGAAAAGTGGCTCTCGTCACTGGTTGTAAGCGCGGTATCGGCAAAGCAATGGCCATCGGCCTGGCTGAAGCTGGAGCTGATATCATTGGCGTCAGTGCCAGTCTCGAGTCAACAGGCAGTACGGTGGAGCAGGAAGTGACCGCACTTGGACGGAGCTTCAAGGGGTATCAATGCGACTTCAGTGATCGTCAGTCTCTTCGCGCTTTTATTGCAGAAGTGAAGAGCGATTTTTCTGCCATTGATATTCTAGTTAATAATGCGGGCACTATTCTACGCGCACCAGCTGCCGAGCATTCGGATGAGTACTGGGACAAAGTAATCGAAGTGAATCTTAACGCGCAGTTTGTTCTCACCCGGGAAATCGGCAAGGACATGGTGACGCGCGGCTCCGGTAAGGTGATTTTCACTGCATCGTTGCTTACATTTCAAGGCGGCATCACCGTACCGGGATATGCGGCGAGCAAAGGCGGTATTGGTCAGCTGACAATGGCGTTTGCCAATGAGTGGGCCGGCAAGGGCGTTAATGTCAACGCGATTGCGCCCGGCTATATCGACACGGATAATACCGAGGCGCTCCGCAATGACCCAGTGCGTAGCGAGCAGATTCTGGCGCGCATCCCGGCAGGGCGTTGGGGACAGCCGGAAGACTTTAAAGGGCCGCTCGTCTTTCTCGCATCCGATGCGGCATCTTATGTCCACGGTACCACTTTGCTGGTCGATGGGGGATGGATGGGGCGATAA
- a CDS encoding biopolymer transporter ExbD, which translates to MKQRRIFQPNTISEGINISPLIDMVFILLIFFIVTTVFVEETGVEVSKPQAASARDLEKNSILIALTESGRVVFGGREVGVTGVGAIVRRLNQKDSMPVIIQADASVPTKLLVRVIDEAKLAGAPAVSIATED; encoded by the coding sequence ATGAAGCAGCGCCGCATATTTCAGCCCAACACAATCTCGGAGGGGATAAACATTTCTCCGCTGATCGATATGGTCTTTATCCTCCTGATCTTCTTTATTGTGACGACGGTTTTCGTCGAGGAAACTGGAGTTGAAGTGAGTAAGCCACAGGCGGCTTCTGCACGTGATCTTGAAAAGAACAGCATCCTCATTGCGCTGACGGAATCAGGGCGTGTTGTCTTTGGAGGGCGTGAAGTCGGCGTCACCGGAGTCGGCGCGATTGTTCGCCGATTAAATCAGAAAGATTCCATGCCGGTCATCATTCAAGCCGATGCCAGCGTGCCGACAAAATTACTCGTCCGTGTCATTGACGAAGCCAAACTCGCTGGCGCTCCAGCAGTCAGCATTGCAACAGAAGATTGA
- a CDS encoding MotA/TolQ/ExbB proton channel family protein, producing MFNALISDALNLWQQGGYLMWPLALLAFFIYYSSLELFLYFSRCGFHRPSDRQWMSWIDEPKKAEGEVGRIIRYGQQNVFSLKDIRDRFAEIRTAQLSRIDRRVRFLIVLVSTAPLTGLLGTVVGMLATFAGLSLASSGQTVDLVAAGISEALITTQTGLMIAIPGYVFIYAINRRRNELALFLHRLESVTMKRFKEGVV from the coding sequence ATGTTTAATGCTCTCATCAGTGACGCTTTAAATCTCTGGCAACAGGGAGGCTACCTCATGTGGCCTTTGGCGTTACTGGCGTTCTTCATCTATTACTCTTCGCTGGAGCTCTTTCTTTATTTTTCACGCTGTGGGTTTCATCGTCCGTCCGATCGCCAATGGATGAGTTGGATCGACGAGCCGAAAAAAGCCGAAGGCGAGGTGGGCCGTATCATTCGTTATGGCCAGCAGAATGTGTTCTCTTTAAAAGATATACGTGATCGCTTTGCAGAGATTCGTACGGCGCAACTTTCCCGTATCGATCGGCGTGTTCGTTTTCTCATCGTTCTGGTCAGCACCGCACCGTTGACAGGATTGCTTGGAACCGTGGTTGGGATGCTGGCTACTTTTGCCGGCCTTTCGCTCGCCTCCAGTGGGCAGACGGTTGATCTGGTCGCAGCCGGAATATCCGAGGCACTCATTACGACGCAGACCGGGCTCATGATTGCCATTCCCGGTTATGTTTTTATCTACGCGATCAATCGTCGCCGCAACGAGCTGGCTCTCTTCCTCCATCGTCTGGAGAGTGTGACGATGAAGCGTTTCAAGGAGGGCGTCGTCTAA
- a CDS encoding MotA/TolQ/ExbB proton channel family protein — protein MVAQFAHLRRFGAFILFSLLASGSLYAQNFDTASKSADADLKDALERLAALRAQIRTERVPLAKELNQLESDVIGLRREVERAQRVRDSQAIGLDALEGEVTRRRDEADYLESLLGEYLRAFESRADVAELPQYDDALLAAKLSMDNPDALQSAKLEALGGVVESALERARTQIGGAGYEGEAVLPDGSLGAGNFTQFGPLVLFSSESGLSGITEPSASLRPALVVFEGGDATAIGQLASQGAATIPVDVTLGDATAIAETRDSLVEQVGKGGLWIYPILAFALLATAVSIFKLFEIFGFKEPHPEVIHELLELIVDGHAGKALEKAEQIPGAFGDMLADAVRYHADDKELLEEVLYEHMLRLQPKLERFLPLIAVTAATSPLLGLLGTVTGMINTFNLITVFGTGDARSLSSGISEALITTEFGLIVAIPALIIHALLQRRSQGIIANMEKMAVAFQNGLPKRASIQEQQAKSGNS, from the coding sequence ATGGTCGCGCAGTTCGCACACTTGCGTCGCTTTGGCGCCTTCATTTTATTCTCACTATTGGCGAGTGGATCACTCTACGCACAGAATTTTGATACGGCATCAAAGTCCGCTGATGCGGATCTTAAGGATGCACTGGAACGCCTGGCTGCACTTCGAGCTCAGATCCGAACGGAGCGCGTTCCCCTGGCCAAAGAGCTCAACCAGCTGGAGTCGGATGTCATTGGATTACGCCGTGAGGTTGAGCGAGCCCAGCGGGTGCGTGATTCGCAGGCCATTGGCCTTGATGCGCTTGAGGGCGAGGTGACGCGTCGGCGTGACGAAGCAGATTATCTGGAAAGTTTGCTCGGAGAATACCTTCGCGCTTTTGAATCACGTGCGGATGTGGCCGAGCTGCCTCAATATGATGATGCGTTGTTGGCGGCGAAGTTGTCGATGGACAATCCGGATGCGCTTCAATCGGCTAAGCTGGAAGCACTCGGTGGTGTGGTTGAATCAGCACTTGAACGGGCTAGAACCCAGATTGGAGGCGCCGGCTATGAAGGTGAAGCGGTGTTGCCGGATGGCTCTCTCGGAGCAGGTAATTTTACTCAATTCGGACCGCTGGTTTTGTTCTCATCTGAAAGCGGTTTGTCCGGAATCACCGAACCAAGCGCCTCGCTGCGTCCGGCGCTGGTGGTTTTCGAAGGCGGTGATGCGACCGCGATTGGTCAGCTGGCAAGTCAGGGAGCGGCCACGATTCCCGTGGATGTTACTCTGGGGGATGCGACTGCGATTGCCGAAACCCGTGATTCCCTCGTCGAGCAGGTTGGCAAGGGCGGACTTTGGATTTATCCGATTCTTGCCTTTGCTTTGCTTGCAACCGCAGTTTCGATTTTCAAGTTATTTGAAATCTTTGGTTTTAAGGAACCACACCCGGAAGTGATTCATGAGCTGCTGGAGTTGATTGTCGATGGACATGCCGGGAAAGCCCTTGAAAAGGCAGAACAAATCCCTGGAGCTTTTGGAGACATGCTCGCGGATGCAGTCCGCTATCACGCTGATGATAAAGAGTTGCTTGAGGAGGTCCTTTACGAGCACATGCTTCGGCTGCAGCCCAAACTTGAACGCTTTCTGCCACTCATTGCGGTAACCGCGGCGACATCCCCACTGCTTGGTTTGCTGGGAACCGTGACCGGGATGATTAACACCTTTAACCTGATCACAGTCTTCGGAACGGGAGATGCGCGGTCGCTCTCATCCGGGATTTCCGAAGCTCTGATCACGACGGAATTCGGCCTCATCGTCGCCATTCCTGCCCTCATTATTCACGCTCTGCTGCAAAGGCGTTCGCAAGGGATCATTGCCAATATGGAAAAAATGGCGGTGGCTTTCCAAAACGGATTGCCTAAGCGTGCTTCGATCCAGGAGCAACAGGCGAAATCTGGGAATAGTTAA
- a CDS encoding Gfo/Idh/MocA family oxidoreductase yields MKLNYKPKLPEKPRPIVVLGAGSIVNDAHLPAYRMAGFPVAGIYNRTVERAEKLAGKFDIPTVYTSVQEAVANAPEGAIFDLALMPAQFVSTLEQLPDSAPVLIQKPMGDSLPDAQKILEVCSRKKLVAAINCQLRFAPYVMAARCLIEQGLIGELYDMEVRVSVNTPWELFPNVKDHPRLEIAQHSVHHIDLIRSFLGNPFSVMAKTVGHPAKSMSSTRSSIILDYGDKLRADLSMNHDHRFGSHNQESFIKWEGTRGAIKAKMGLLMNYPDGVPDKFEYCLLEDDSAPQWVEQTLEGSWFPEAFVGTMASLMRYVEGSSETLPTSVDDIVDTMALVEAAYESSEAGGVRPDYGTLNLVEK; encoded by the coding sequence GTGAAACTGAACTATAAGCCAAAACTACCAGAGAAGCCTCGGCCGATTGTCGTGCTTGGAGCAGGGAGCATTGTAAACGATGCACACTTGCCCGCCTACCGTATGGCAGGATTCCCTGTTGCAGGCATTTACAACCGGACTGTGGAGCGTGCAGAGAAACTTGCCGGGAAATTTGATATCCCAACGGTCTATACCAGTGTGCAGGAGGCTGTTGCTAATGCACCGGAAGGCGCTATTTTCGATCTTGCTTTGATGCCGGCGCAGTTTGTTTCAACCTTGGAGCAATTGCCTGATAGTGCCCCCGTCCTGATTCAAAAACCGATGGGCGACTCATTGCCGGATGCACAAAAGATTTTGGAAGTCTGCAGCCGTAAGAAGCTTGTCGCCGCCATCAATTGTCAGCTGCGTTTCGCTCCATATGTTATGGCAGCGAGGTGCCTGATCGAACAAGGATTGATCGGTGAGCTCTATGACATGGAAGTACGTGTGTCTGTGAATACACCCTGGGAATTGTTTCCAAATGTAAAAGACCATCCACGTCTCGAAATCGCGCAACATAGTGTTCATCATATCGATCTTATACGTTCTTTCCTCGGGAACCCGTTTTCGGTTATGGCGAAGACGGTTGGCCACCCCGCAAAGTCAATGTCGTCTACGCGCTCTTCCATTATTCTCGATTATGGGGATAAGCTTCGGGCAGACCTGAGTATGAATCATGACCATCGTTTTGGTTCGCATAATCAGGAGAGTTTCATCAAGTGGGAAGGTACACGAGGTGCCATAAAGGCAAAGATGGGTTTGCTCATGAATTACCCGGATGGCGTCCCTGATAAGTTTGAATATTGTTTGTTGGAAGACGACAGTGCTCCGCAGTGGGTTGAGCAAACGCTGGAAGGTTCGTGGTTCCCGGAGGCTTTTGTTGGAACCATGGCGAGCTTGATGCGCTACGTTGAAGGCAGTTCTGAAACGTTACCAACCAGTGTTGATGATATTGTTGATACAATGGCACTGGTTGAAGCAGCTTATGAGTCGAGTGAAGCTGGAGGTGTGCGACCTGATTACGGCACTCTTAATTTAGTAGAAAAATGA
- a CDS encoding Smr/MutS family protein codes for MSVPDEFEEPEPVEMPINGVLDLHTFSPKDVKELLPAYFDECLDRGITQVRVIHGKGTGTLREFVHAQLRKSEQVASFALADQTAGSWGSTIVQLIKPTS; via the coding sequence ATGAGTGTCCCAGATGAGTTTGAGGAACCCGAGCCGGTCGAGATGCCGATCAATGGTGTTCTTGATCTTCATACCTTTTCACCAAAAGATGTGAAAGAGCTTTTACCCGCTTATTTTGATGAATGTCTGGACCGCGGAATTACTCAAGTGCGAGTCATACATGGCAAGGGCACTGGCACGCTTCGTGAGTTCGTTCATGCACAACTCCGTAAGTCCGAGCAAGTTGCCTCTTTCGCGCTGGCGGATCAGACGGCGGGCAGTTGGGGCTCAACGATCGTGCAGCTCATAAAGCCCACCAGCTGA
- a CDS encoding zinc-dependent alcohol dehydrogenase: MKAVYYEGNKEFKVGACHPVAPGPGDVRLDVAYCGVCGTDIHIAHGAMDQRVPSPMVIGHEMSGTVAELGEGVVDFAVGDKVVVRPLDNRGEKAADRGYSHICQDLKFIGIDAPGAFQSSWTVPAFTVHKVPAEVDLKLAALVEPLAVACHDVRLGKVVSDELAFVLGGGPIGMLVALVARHAGARVVLSEISSYRLEFARKLGLEAFSPMETDLAAWAREQSGGSGADIVFEVSGAKPAAASMTDLLAIRGRIVVVAIYPQPVEINLFHFFWKELQMCGARVYEPEDYTKAIELIASGELPLEEMISQVEPLEKLPDVFNSLENNPESMKVLMDCRG; the protein is encoded by the coding sequence ATGAAAGCAGTATATTACGAGGGAAATAAAGAATTTAAAGTTGGCGCATGCCATCCAGTGGCGCCAGGTCCGGGTGATGTCCGTCTTGATGTTGCCTATTGCGGTGTATGTGGAACTGATATTCATATCGCTCATGGTGCGATGGACCAGCGCGTTCCATCTCCAATGGTGATCGGGCATGAGATGTCCGGGACTGTTGCTGAGCTGGGGGAAGGCGTTGTTGATTTTGCTGTCGGCGACAAGGTTGTGGTTCGCCCATTGGATAATCGTGGTGAAAAGGCAGCAGATCGAGGGTATAGTCATATTTGCCAGGACTTGAAGTTTATTGGTATTGATGCGCCGGGAGCTTTTCAAAGTTCATGGACTGTGCCTGCTTTTACCGTGCATAAAGTTCCAGCCGAAGTGGATCTCAAGTTGGCTGCATTGGTTGAACCACTGGCAGTGGCTTGCCATGATGTGCGCCTTGGTAAAGTTGTGTCGGATGAGCTCGCCTTTGTCCTGGGAGGTGGTCCCATCGGAATGCTGGTCGCCTTGGTTGCGCGTCATGCAGGGGCGCGTGTTGTCTTGTCAGAGATCAGTTCTTATCGACTTGAGTTTGCCCGTAAACTGGGCCTTGAGGCTTTTAGTCCGATGGAGACGGATCTTGCCGCATGGGCCAGGGAACAGAGTGGCGGCAGCGGTGCTGACATTGTTTTTGAAGTTTCGGGGGCCAAACCTGCTGCTGCTTCCATGACCGATCTTCTTGCTATCCGTGGCCGCATCGTGGTCGTTGCCATTTACCCGCAGCCAGTCGAAATCAATTTGTTCCACTTCTTCTGGAAGGAACTGCAGATGTGCGGTGCGCGGGTTTATGAGCCGGAAGATTATACCAAGGCTATCGAATTAATTGCCAGTGGGGAGCTTCCACTTGAGGAAATGATTTCACAAGTCGAACCGCTTGAGAAGCTTCCTGACGTTTTCAATTCTCTGGAAAATAATCCCGAGTCGATGAAGGTCTTGATGGATTGCCGGGGCTGA
- a CDS encoding DUF3450 family protein has translation MFLLKQSCLRIISGLSLVCLLAVAGRATDISDTRSTLEEWVLVEKTISAEREDWIAEKSTTEDLIGLLRAESTSLKAQLEQARSATTQAEERRGELLENKAQLEEVASTLKGKIDQYETAIREMLPLLPAPLVDQIRPLLQRIPKPGSASTLSLGQRMQNVVGILSEIDKFNGSVNLFTEVRELPDGRSAEVQVLYFGLGTAFFADASGNYAGVLMPEESGWVPSVRADLADSINAAINQHQRLDQAAFLQLPFEVK, from the coding sequence ATGTTTTTATTAAAACAATCGTGCTTACGCATCATATCCGGGTTGTCGCTGGTTTGTTTACTGGCGGTGGCTGGTCGGGCTACTGATATCAGTGATACTCGGTCAACACTCGAAGAATGGGTATTGGTCGAGAAAACGATATCAGCCGAGCGCGAGGACTGGATTGCGGAGAAATCGACCACGGAAGACCTGATTGGGCTGCTCCGGGCGGAATCGACTTCATTGAAAGCGCAGCTAGAGCAGGCCCGGTCTGCAACCACACAGGCAGAAGAGCGCCGTGGTGAACTGTTGGAAAACAAGGCACAGTTGGAGGAAGTTGCTTCGACCTTGAAGGGCAAAATTGATCAGTATGAAACCGCAATTCGCGAGATGCTGCCGTTGCTTCCTGCGCCGCTTGTTGATCAGATCCGTCCATTGCTCCAGCGGATACCCAAACCAGGCAGTGCCAGCACACTTTCTCTTGGCCAGCGCATGCAAAACGTGGTCGGAATCCTCAGCGAGATTGATAAATTTAACGGTTCCGTGAATCTCTTTACCGAAGTGCGGGAATTACCGGATGGGCGCTCTGCCGAGGTGCAGGTTTTGTATTTTGGACTGGGAACGGCTTTCTTCGCTGATGCTTCCGGAAATTACGCTGGAGTCCTCATGCCGGAGGAGTCCGGCTGGGTGCCATCGGTGCGAGCCGATTTGGCCGATTCGATCAATGCTGCCATCAATCAGCATCAACGCCTGGATCAGGCAGCTTTTCTTCAACTCCCTTTTGAAGTCAAATAA
- a CDS encoding CaiB/BaiF CoA-transferase family protein produces MKPLEGITIVDFSQFLSGPSGTLRLADMGARVIKIERPGCGDICRELYVAKAKLDGESMVFHAINRNKESLCVDLKNADDLERIKTLIKQADVVVHNFRPGVMQRLGLDYESVRSIKPDIIYGAITGYGKEGPWKDKPGQDLLLQSLSGLTGLSGNAGDGPVPMGLAIVDLFAGAHLAQGIIACLVRRGISGEGGLVEVSMLESILDFQFEPLTVYLQDGGEEAERTASNSAHAYLGAPYGIYETTDGYLALAMGSVPQLGELLECPELMNYPEPSSWFDQRDEIKSILANHLKSRKTVDWLVVLEAADIWCADVLDWHRLMAHDGFQALDIIQPVSRSSGADYQTTSCPIKFDGKRPLSTLGSPAIGEHTESLTKEFGL; encoded by the coding sequence CCTTCCGGGACTTTGAGACTGGCTGACATGGGGGCGCGTGTGATTAAAATAGAACGTCCTGGGTGTGGTGATATTTGTCGCGAGCTTTATGTGGCAAAAGCGAAACTCGATGGAGAGTCGATGGTGTTTCATGCGATCAACCGCAACAAGGAAAGCCTCTGCGTGGACTTGAAAAATGCGGATGATCTGGAGCGAATCAAAACGCTAATCAAGCAGGCAGATGTTGTTGTGCATAACTTTCGTCCAGGTGTGATGCAGCGTCTCGGACTGGATTACGAAAGTGTTCGTTCGATCAAGCCTGATATTATTTACGGTGCCATTACAGGGTATGGAAAGGAAGGTCCATGGAAGGACAAACCCGGGCAGGATCTCCTGCTGCAATCGCTCAGTGGATTGACGGGTCTTTCGGGCAATGCGGGCGATGGACCAGTCCCAATGGGATTGGCTATTGTCGATCTCTTTGCCGGAGCCCACCTTGCCCAGGGAATTATTGCCTGTCTGGTGCGTCGAGGTATCAGTGGCGAAGGCGGGCTTGTAGAAGTCAGTATGCTTGAGTCTATTTTGGATTTTCAATTCGAACCGCTGACCGTTTATCTGCAGGATGGTGGAGAGGAGGCAGAGCGAACCGCCAGCAACAGTGCACACGCTTATCTGGGTGCGCCATATGGTATCTACGAAACGACAGACGGCTACCTTGCCCTTGCGATGGGTAGTGTCCCTCAGCTTGGCGAATTGCTCGAATGCCCGGAGCTTATGAATTATCCTGAGCCTTCAAGTTGGTTCGATCAACGCGATGAGATAAAATCAATTTTGGCGAACCACTTGAAGTCACGTAAGACCGTCGACTGGTTGGTGGTGCTTGAGGCTGCGGATATCTGGTGTGCGGATGTGCTCGACTGGCACCGTTTGATGGCACATGATGGATTTCAGGCGCTGGATATTATTCAGCCGGTCAGTCGTAGCAGTGGTGCCGATTATCAGACGACGAGTTGCCCGATAAAATTTGACGGCAAGCGTCCGCTGTCAACATTAGGCTCACCTGCGATTGGCGAACATACTGAATCTCTAACCAAGGAATTTGGACTATGA
- a CDS encoding amidohydrolase, with amino-acid sequence MKDIPIFDTHQHLIMANYWPYSWTKGLEPLEGHSFDYEAYLDASAGTGIAGTLFMETTPDDPYWNEETQYTLSMAANPDTLVRGVIANCRPEDEGTFEASIESIGSPYLKGLRRILHVVSDEISKQPAFVKGVRKIGEWDLTFDMCFFARQLPLALQLAKQCENTQFIIDHCGVPDIASDAFDPWREDIRALSELPNVVCKVSGVMAYCKPGEASATAVRPYVEHSIECFGWDRVVWGGDWPVCLLNTSLKSWVDVSRELVANESEDNQRKLFYQNAERIYKVSLT; translated from the coding sequence ATGAAAGACATACCGATATTCGACACGCATCAGCATTTGATCATGGCCAATTACTGGCCCTACTCATGGACCAAAGGCCTCGAACCGCTCGAAGGGCATAGCTTCGACTATGAGGCTTATCTGGATGCTTCAGCCGGGACTGGCATAGCTGGTACGCTTTTTATGGAGACGACTCCGGACGATCCTTATTGGAACGAAGAAACGCAATACACACTCAGCATGGCAGCGAATCCCGACACACTGGTTCGGGGGGTGATTGCCAACTGTCGCCCGGAAGACGAAGGCACATTTGAAGCTTCAATCGAATCCATCGGTAGTCCTTATCTGAAAGGACTACGGCGCATTCTTCATGTGGTTTCGGATGAGATATCAAAGCAGCCAGCTTTTGTTAAAGGTGTTCGTAAAATCGGTGAATGGGATCTGACCTTTGACATGTGTTTCTTTGCCCGGCAATTACCCTTGGCGCTGCAGTTGGCTAAGCAATGTGAGAACACACAATTCATTATCGATCACTGCGGTGTACCTGATATTGCTTCGGATGCTTTTGATCCATGGCGTGAAGATATTCGCGCGCTGTCAGAGCTCCCTAACGTTGTTTGCAAAGTGTCCGGGGTAATGGCCTATTGTAAACCCGGCGAAGCAAGTGCAACTGCTGTTCGTCCTTATGTAGAGCACAGTATCGAGTGCTTTGGCTGGGATCGTGTTGTCTGGGGTGGTGACTGGCCGGTATGCTTACTCAACACAAGCCTGAAAAGCTGGGTTGATGTCTCCCGCGAGTTGGTTGCCAATGAAAGCGAAGACAATCAACGGAAACTGTTCTACCAAAATGCGGAACGTATATATAAAGTTTCGCTGACATAA
- a CDS encoding L-rhamnose mutarotase: MKRYGCVIGVKEEKLEEYLELHRNVWPAVEDKMHECNIRNFTIFLRRLPDGKPYLFCYFEYVGENYEADMAKNAADETTQKWWSICKPCQEPLADREEGEWWANMEEIVHHC, encoded by the coding sequence ATGAAACGATACGGATGTGTTATTGGTGTTAAGGAAGAGAAGCTGGAGGAATATCTGGAGCTGCACCGGAATGTCTGGCCAGCAGTGGAAGACAAAATGCATGAATGTAATATTCGTAACTTCACGATTTTTCTGCGCCGCCTGCCAGACGGTAAACCTTACCTTTTCTGCTACTTTGAATATGTCGGTGAAAACTATGAAGCTGACATGGCGAAGAATGCTGCCGATGAAACCACTCAAAAATGGTGGTCAATTTGTAAGCCTTGTCAGGAGCCTTTGGCAGATCGCGAAGAAGGAGAGTGGTGGGCGAATATGGAGGAGATCGTTCACCATTGTTAG